The sequence below is a genomic window from Pseudoxanthomonas sp..
CCGTTGCCGGTGCGGATCGAGGGCGAGCGCCGGATGGTGGACGCCTTCACCAACGTCGAATTCAGTGCCGGCCACCTCTCGCACATGGCGAAGGGGCGCGGCATCGCCGACTGCGGCGAGAGCGCCTCGTGGACCTACGACGGCCGTGACTTCCGCTTGCAGCGTTACCACCTGCTGGACCGGTGCCGCGGCGGCGAGCCCGGCGACTGGCCGGCACTGTGGCGCAGCCGCGGCAACTGAGCCGCACGCGGCTCAGCGCGCCACCAGCACCGGCACCGGGCTCAGCGCGATCACCTTCAGCGCCACCGAACCGACGAACAACTGCTTCAGTGCGCCACGGCCATGCGTGCCGACGACGATCAAGTCGGCCTTCGTCGCCTTCGCCTGCTTGACGATGCTTTCCGCGGGCTCGCCCACCACGATCTTCTCCACGAACGGCAGCTGCGCGCGCTTGAGTGCCGTGCGCGCCTTCTTCATGGCATAGGCGCCATTCTCCGCGTGATAGCGCTCCACGCCGTCGCTGCCCAGCTCCAGCGCGACCGAGCGCAACAGCGGCGGGTCGACGTACAGCAGGGTGACGGCGGGCGTTTCCGCCAACGACTTACCGAACTCGACCAGATGCCGCACGGCGGCCAGGCCGACCTCGCTTCCATCCACGGCCAACAGGATCTTCATCGTCGTGCTCCGCGTGCTGGGCGACGCACGGTGCGCCGCCGACGGTCACAGCATGCGGCCGGCGGTCGCAGGCCGCATTGATCGCAATCAAGTCAGGCGGCGGCGACCACGCGGTCCCGGCCGCCCCGCTTGGCCTCGTACAGGGCCTGGTCGGCACGGCGGAACAGGGTCTCCGCGGTGTCCTCGCGCCCGCGGGCCGCCAGTCCGATGCTGACCGACACCGGCAGGCCGATCGGCAGCAGGCCCACGGCCTGGCGCATGTACTCGCATTGCAGCCGCGCTTCTTCCAGCGTGGTGCCCGGCATGAGGATGACGAACTCCTCGCCGCCATGGCGCGCCGCCAGGCCACGGCCGGCCGCCTGCGACTTCAGCATGTCGGCCAGCGCGACCAGCACGCGGTCGCCCTCGTCGTGCCCGTGGATGTCGTTGACGGTCTTGAAGTGGTCCACGTCGAGCACCGCCACGGCGAGCGGCTCGCCGCCGTGGGCGGCTTTTTTCAGGGCCGCGTCGAGCGCGGCGGTGAAGGCGCGGCGATTGGGCAGGCCGGTCAGCGGATCGGTCCGGGTCTGTTCGGACAGGTCGGCGTTCTGCAGTTCCAGCTGGTTCTGGTAGTGCAGCATCTGCTGCTCGTACCAGTCCCGTTCGTGCAACTGGTGGCGCAGCTGCTTGCTCACGCGGCGCAGCTCCAGCAGCTGCACGATCTGCCGCGACAACGCATCCAGGGCCTGCAGCTGGAACGGCGCAAGCTCGTGCGGTTCGTCGTCCACCACGCACAGCGCGCCCAGGGCGAAGCCGTCCTGCGTCACCAGCGGCGCACCGGCATAGAAGCGGATGCCGTTGGTGGCGGCCACCAGCGGGTTGTCGGCGAAGCGATGGTCCCGGGTCGCGTCGGGCACGACCGTGGCCGCGGTCGGGTCCAGCACGGTGTGCGCGCAGAACGAGGTATCGAGCGAGGGATCCGGGCTGTCCATGCCGACCTGCGCCTTGAACCACTGGCGGTCGCGGTCGATCAGGGTGACCGCGGCCATCGGCACGCCGCAGATGCCGGCGGCGATGCGCACCAGATCGTCGAAGGCGCGCTCGGGTTCGCTGTCGAGGATGTCGAAACTGCGCAGCGCAGCCAGGCGGGCTTCCTCGTTGTCCGGCTTGGGCGGTCGGCTCATGCCATGGTTCTGGAGTCGGGACGGCGGCAGTATGCCCGCGTTCCCGCGGCAGGTCCGCCGTGCGAACGCGACCGCCGTCACGCTACCGGGTCACCAGCTTTCCTGCTGCGGTAACAGCCCGCGCAGTTCCGGGTCGGTGAGGTTGCGCCAGCGGCCCACTTTCAGGTCGCCCAGCCTGACGTTGTCGATGCGCACGCGCCGCAGCTGGGTGACGCGGTAGTCGAATGCCGCCGCCATCAGCCGGATCTGGCGGTTCAGGCCCTGCGTCAGGGTGATGCGGAAACCGAACTTGGCGATCCGGCTGGTGCGGCACGGCAGCGTCATCTGCCCGTGCACGCGCACGCCGCGCGCCATGCCGCGCAGGAACTCGTCGGTCACCGGCTTGTTCACCGCCACCAGGTATTCCTTCTCGTGGCGGTTCTCCGCGCGCAGGATCTGGTTGACGATGTCGCCGTTGCTGGTCAGCAGGATCAGTCCTTCCGAGTCCTTGTCCAGGCGGCCGATCGGGAAGATGCGCTGCTCGTGGCCGATGAAGTCGACGATGTTGTCCTTCACCGACGACTCGGTGGTGCAGGTCACCCCGACCGGCTTGTTCAGCACGATGTAGACGTGCTTGCGCTTGCCGGCCTTGGCGGCGCGCGCCTTGATGGGCTGGCCGTCCACGCGCACATCGTCGCCCTCGCCCACCACCGCGCCGACGCTGGCGGCGATGCCGTTGACCGTCACGCGACGCTCGGCGATCAGGCGGTCGGCCTCGCGGCGGGAACAGAAGCCGGTCTCGGCGATGTGCTTGTTGAGGCGGGTGGTCATGCCGCCATTATCGGTGATCGGCCACCGGGAATGTGCGTCAGACGGTGGCGGCGCAGGTCGGCCGCGCGGCCGCCCAGGCGGCGGTCAGTTCGGACAGCGGACAGGGCACATGCACCGCGTAACCCTGCACGTAGCCGATGCCGACCTCGCGCAGCTGCGCCATCACCGCACCGCATTCCACCCATTCGGCAATGGTCACCTTGCCCAGCGCCTGGCCCATCTGGCTCATCGAACGCACCAGCGCCAGGTCCGCATCGCCCTGCGACAGGTCGCGGATGAAGGCACCGTCGATCTTGAGGATGTCCACCGCCAGCCGCTTGAGATACCCGAACGAGGACAGGCCGCTGCCGAAATCGTCAAGCGCGATGCGGCAGCCGCGCGCGCGCACCGCGCCGATGAACCGGCAGGCATCGTCCATGTTGGCGATCACCGCCGTCTCCGTGATCTCGAAGCAGAGGCTGCGGGCCACGGCCGGGTGGCGGTCCAGCAACGCAGTGACATGATGGAGGAACGCGGGTTCGGCGATCGACTGGGCCGACACGTTGACGTGGCACAG
It includes:
- a CDS encoding universal stress protein, yielding MKILLAVDGSEVGLAAVRHLVEFGKSLAETPAVTLLYVDPPLLRSVALELGSDGVERYHAENGAYAMKKARTALKRAQLPFVEKIVVGEPAESIVKQAKATKADLIVVGTHGRGALKQLFVGSVALKVIALSPVPVLVAR
- a CDS encoding pseudouridine synthase, with the protein product MTTRLNKHIAETGFCSRREADRLIAERRVTVNGIAASVGAVVGEGDDVRVDGQPIKARAAKAGKRKHVYIVLNKPVGVTCTTESSVKDNIVDFIGHEQRIFPIGRLDKDSEGLILLTSNGDIVNQILRAENRHEKEYLVAVNKPVTDEFLRGMARGVRVHGQMTLPCRTSRIAKFGFRITLTQGLNRQIRLMAAAFDYRVTQLRRVRIDNVRLGDLKVGRWRNLTDPELRGLLPQQESW
- a CDS encoding GGDEF domain-containing protein — encoded protein: MTAVAFARRTCRGNAGILPPSRLQNHGMSRPPKPDNEEARLAALRSFDILDSEPERAFDDLVRIAAGICGVPMAAVTLIDRDRQWFKAQVGMDSPDPSLDTSFCAHTVLDPTAATVVPDATRDHRFADNPLVAATNGIRFYAGAPLVTQDGFALGALCVVDDEPHELAPFQLQALDALSRQIVQLLELRRVSKQLRHQLHERDWYEQQMLHYQNQLELQNADLSEQTRTDPLTGLPNRRAFTAALDAALKKAAHGGEPLAVAVLDVDHFKTVNDIHGHDEGDRVLVALADMLKSQAAGRGLAARHGGEEFVILMPGTTLEEARLQCEYMRQAVGLLPIGLPVSVSIGLAARGREDTAETLFRRADQALYEAKRGGRDRVVAAA